The Vicia villosa cultivar HV-30 ecotype Madison, WI linkage group LG1, Vvil1.0, whole genome shotgun sequence genome includes a region encoding these proteins:
- the LOC131605770 gene encoding expansin-A18-like: MAAIHQHCSLLNTITITLMLIIIAKPAVVTATFQPSPWTLAYATFYGDETASATMGGACGYGNLFVNGYGTDTAALSSRLFNNGYACGTCYQIKCVQSKFCNTNVPYTTVTATNLCPPNWSQASDNGGWCNPPRSHFDMSKPAFMKIAQWKAGIVPIMYRRVPCARKEGFRFSFQGNGYWLLVYVMNVGGGGDIANMWVKGSRTGWIRMSHNWGASYQAFATLGGQTLSFKITSYTTKETIFAWNVAPSNWSPGLTYSTPTNFH; encoded by the exons ATGGCTGCAATTCATCAACATTGTAGCTTGTTGAATACAATTACAATTACATTGATGCTCATAATTATCGCTAAGCCAGCAGTAGTAACAGCCACATTTCAACCGAGCCCATGGACTCTTGCTTATGCCACATTTTATGGCGACGAGACCGCTTCCGCCACCATGG GAGGAGCATGTGGGTATGGAAATTTGTTTGTGAACGGGTATGGGACAGACACTGCAGCATTGAGTTCAAGATTGTTCAATAATGGATATGCATGTGGGACTTGTTATCAAATAAAATGCGTCCAATCCAAGTTCTGTAACACCAACGTGCCTTACACCACAGTTACTGCCACCAACCTGTGCCCTCCTAATTGGTCTCAAGCCTCTGATAATGGTGGATGGTGCAACCCACCACGTTCACATTTTGATATGTCTAAACCCGCCTTCATGAAAATCGCACAATGGAAGGCTGGTATAGTCCCTATTATGTATCGCAG GGTACCTTGTGCGAGAAAGGAAGGATTTCGATTCTCTTTCCAAGGAAATGGGTATTGGTTATTAGTTTATGTGATGAATGTGGGAGGTGGAGGAGATATAGCCAACATGTGGGTGAAAGGAAGTAGAACAGGATGGATTAGAATGAGCCACAATTGGGGTGCTTCTTACCAAGCATTTGCAACACTTGGTGGCCAAACACTTTCTTTCAAGATTACTTCTTATACAACCAAAGAAACTATATTTGCATGGAATGTTGCTCCTTCCAATTGGAGTCCTGGATTAACCTATTCCACTCCTACAAACTTCCATTGA